One genomic segment of uncultured Desulfobacter sp. includes these proteins:
- a CDS encoding methyl-accepting chemotaxis protein — MAFFRNLSIGKKFFASFGVICLLFIITGMIMWFSSSDIKKGVGIIKDEVVPHTIDFIEIKKDIIQIQQWLSDISATRAAEGYDDGFIEAENYYKDAVKLIEFEYRFHDKLGHKEMTDLLTELRIGLDEYYEMGKRMAQAYIDGGPEKGNPFMDKFDPYAAKLSGIIDNIVENHKIKLDEHLERVSEVSTTTMTRFAIIFAVTLFVCLFIGTALSSDIKKRVNLIKDAFAKAINGDLTSTVKSDSKDEIGVIADSYNEFINELSSLIGRISNVVDDLGGSSKALSSVSDKMFNESLQTSEKANAVAAATEEMNVNMTGVASATEQTTTNIQMIVSAAEEMSATIQEIADNTSRGSEITRSAVKEAQDVSQKINRLGDSAKEINKVTETISDISEQTNLLALNATIEAARAGEAGKGFAVVASEIKALAQQTAEATNDINEKISGVQSTSGEAVDAIRHIVTVINDINEIVITVATSVEEQSATTKEISSNVSQASCGVQEVNENVNQVSAVTAEVAKNITDVSHSAQETNTGSEEVEKSAKALVYIADSLNEMIKHFKI, encoded by the coding sequence ATGGCTTTCTTCAGAAATCTATCCATTGGAAAAAAGTTTTTTGCGTCATTTGGGGTAATCTGCCTTTTGTTTATCATTACCGGTATGATTATGTGGTTTTCAAGTTCCGATATAAAAAAAGGTGTTGGCATCATAAAGGATGAAGTGGTCCCCCATACCATAGATTTTATTGAAATTAAAAAGGATATCATACAGATTCAGCAGTGGTTGTCCGATATCTCAGCCACCAGGGCTGCTGAAGGGTACGATGACGGATTTATTGAAGCAGAGAATTATTACAAGGATGCAGTCAAACTTATTGAATTTGAATACCGGTTTCATGATAAATTAGGCCACAAAGAGATGACCGATCTTTTGACAGAGCTGAGAATCGGTCTTGATGAATATTACGAGATGGGGAAAAGAATGGCCCAGGCCTATATTGACGGCGGCCCGGAAAAGGGAAACCCCTTCATGGATAAATTTGATCCGTATGCAGCGAAATTGTCCGGCATTATTGATAACATTGTTGAAAACCATAAAATAAAACTTGATGAACATCTTGAGCGCGTGAGTGAGGTCAGTACCACGACAATGACCAGGTTTGCTATTATATTTGCAGTTACCTTGTTTGTCTGTCTTTTTATCGGCACAGCCCTGTCTTCGGATATCAAAAAACGAGTAAATTTGATTAAAGACGCATTCGCTAAGGCCATAAACGGCGATTTGACATCAACCGTCAAGTCGGATTCAAAAGATGAAATCGGTGTTATTGCAGACAGCTATAACGAATTTATCAATGAATTAAGCTCCCTGATCGGCAGAATTTCAAATGTTGTCGATGACCTTGGTGGTTCCTCAAAGGCTTTGTCATCCGTTTCGGATAAAATGTTTAATGAATCATTGCAAACATCAGAAAAGGCTAATGCCGTTGCCGCAGCAACCGAAGAGATGAATGTGAATATGACCGGTGTCGCTTCTGCAACAGAACAGACTACGACTAACATCCAGATGATTGTATCCGCCGCTGAAGAGATGAGTGCAACCATTCAGGAGATTGCCGATAATACATCCAGGGGGAGTGAAATCACCCGGTCAGCAGTGAAAGAGGCCCAGGATGTTTCACAAAAAATCAATAGGTTGGGAGACTCGGCAAAGGAAATCAATAAAGTCACTGAAACCATTTCTGATATATCCGAGCAAACCAATCTTCTGGCATTAAACGCTACCATTGAAGCGGCACGTGCAGGTGAGGCCGGTAAAGGGTTTGCCGTTGTGGCATCTGAAATAAAGGCCCTGGCCCAGCAGACGGCAGAAGCAACCAATGACATCAATGAAAAAATATCAGGTGTCCAGAGTACAAGCGGAGAGGCTGTTGATGCCATCCGGCACATTGTAACCGTCATTAATGATATCAATGAAATTGTAATAACTGTAGCAACATCAGTTGAAGAACAATCCGCAACAACAAAAGAAATATCAAGCAACGTGAGTCAAGCCTCTTGCGGTGTCCAGGAAGTGAATGAAAATGTAAATCAAGTGTCTGCTGTAACGGCTGAGGTGGCGAAAAATATCACTGATGTCAGCCACTCCGCTCAGGAAACAAATACTGGCAGCGAAGAGGTTGAAAAAAGCGCAAAAGCCCTGGTTTATATCGCCGATAGCCTGAATGAGATGATCAAACATTTTAAAATTTAG
- a CDS encoding DUF2058 family protein, whose amino-acid sequence MGLSLQDQLLKAGIADKKQAKKANQEKRVKRKKNKGKKKTPEPEINQTRQAQLAQAKLSRELNRQANQEKEKQEKLVQVKQLIEENHLDLSKYEAPYYFKVGKKIKKIYVNDDITQKLGRGQLAIVTLDSVYEIVPAKVARQIVDRDPDSLVVLHKPEEE is encoded by the coding sequence ATGGGATTGTCTTTGCAGGATCAGCTCCTGAAAGCCGGGATAGCTGATAAAAAACAGGCTAAAAAAGCCAATCAGGAAAAACGGGTTAAGCGGAAAAAAAATAAAGGCAAGAAAAAGACGCCTGAACCTGAAATCAACCAAACCCGGCAAGCTCAGTTAGCTCAGGCCAAACTGAGCCGGGAACTCAACCGCCAGGCCAACCAGGAGAAGGAAAAACAGGAAAAATTGGTTCAGGTCAAGCAGTTAATAGAGGAGAATCACCTGGACCTGAGTAAGTACGAAGCGCCATATTATTTCAAGGTCGGCAAGAAAATAAAAAAAATCTACGTCAACGATGACATCACCCAAAAACTTGGCCGGGGACAGCTTGCCATTGTTACGCTGGATAGTGTCTACGAAATAGTTCCGGCTAAAGTTGCCCGGCAAATAGTAGACCGTGATCCGGATTCTTTGGTGGTTCTTCATAAGCCGGAAGAAGAATAG
- the yeiP gene encoding elongation factor P-like protein YeiP, which produces MPKACDLKKGQVVEISGEPYLVKHIDVRTPSARGAVTLYKVRFSSIKTRQKYEDSYKGNDMLDDVDLQRKPVQYLYPDGDLHVFMDTVEYGQYMIAEGSMEDELVWLTDGMEDIMGMFIDGNLVAIEIPASLVFEITQTAPGIKGASATARTKPATLSNGVEIQVPEYLENGEMVKVNTETRKYISRD; this is translated from the coding sequence ATGCCAAAAGCGTGTGATTTAAAAAAAGGCCAGGTGGTGGAGATCAGCGGTGAACCGTATCTGGTTAAACATATTGATGTAAGAACCCCGTCGGCAAGGGGCGCTGTCACTCTTTATAAGGTCAGGTTCAGCAGTATCAAGACCCGGCAGAAATATGAAGACTCATACAAAGGCAATGATATGCTTGATGATGTGGACCTGCAAAGAAAACCTGTGCAGTACCTCTATCCGGACGGGGATCTGCATGTGTTCATGGATACTGTGGAATATGGCCAGTATATGATTGCCGAAGGCAGCATGGAAGATGAATTAGTATGGCTCACCGACGGTATGGAAGATATTATGGGCATGTTCATTGACGGCAATCTGGTGGCCATTGAAATTCCCGCCTCCCTTGTTTTTGAAATCACACAAACCGCTCCGGGCATTAAAGGGGCCAGCGCTACGGCCCGGACAAAACCCGCCACCCTTTCCAATGGGGTTGAAATCCAGGTGCCTGAGTATCTTGAAAACGGAGAGATGGTTAAGGTCAATACCGAAACCAGAAAATATATATCCAGGGATTGA
- a CDS encoding TAXI family TRAP transporter solute-binding subunit → MIRKLILVLSILIWITMCSTASAVDLGIITGGKKGTYFQFGLNLMELGKKYGYNIDVYNSRGSVENVYAVYKRPKTQMGIVQSDVLAFVLKVKSNEVLKRIARKTKMVFPLYNEEIHLLGKAEVVSFDDLENRRVAVGKEGSGTYLTAKLLFEISGIKPAKTLAVGTDKALFMLKAGTIDAMFYVAGFPVALFSEHVTAEDGLHIVPIENKSITEFYPIAQIPAGIYPWQNQSISTVAVKAVLVSFDFRRNNCDHVGEFASIVYENLDWLQQNGHPKWKSVDLDYPLKGWEQYDCVKKYRRSGDFGETNQPVEKNPLLNAIKEIL, encoded by the coding sequence ATGATTCGCAAACTCATCCTGGTATTGAGTATCCTAATTTGGATAACCATGTGCAGCACAGCATCGGCAGTGGACTTGGGAATAATCACCGGCGGCAAAAAAGGTACTTATTTCCAATTCGGCTTGAACCTGATGGAATTAGGTAAAAAATACGGATATAATATTGATGTCTACAACTCCCGGGGATCCGTGGAAAATGTATATGCCGTGTACAAGCGTCCCAAGACCCAGATGGGTATTGTCCAGTCCGATGTGCTGGCATTTGTGCTTAAAGTGAAATCCAATGAAGTCCTAAAGCGCATCGCAAGAAAGACCAAAATGGTTTTCCCCTTATATAACGAAGAGATCCATCTGTTGGGTAAAGCCGAAGTTGTGTCGTTTGATGACTTGGAAAACAGGCGGGTGGCTGTGGGCAAGGAAGGTTCGGGAACCTATCTCACAGCCAAGCTCCTTTTTGAGATTTCGGGCATCAAGCCGGCCAAAACCCTGGCCGTGGGCACGGACAAGGCCTTGTTCATGCTCAAAGCGGGCACCATTGACGCCATGTTTTATGTGGCCGGATTTCCCGTGGCTCTTTTTTCCGAGCATGTCACAGCCGAAGACGGCTTACATATCGTGCCCATCGAAAACAAAAGCATTACCGAATTTTATCCTATTGCCCAGATTCCGGCCGGTATCTATCCATGGCAAAACCAATCCATATCTACCGTTGCGGTCAAGGCGGTGCTGGTTTCCTTTGATTTCAGGCGGAACAACTGCGATCATGTGGGAGAATTTGCCAGTATTGTGTACGAGAATCTGGACTGGCTTCAACAAAACGGTCATCCGAAATGGAAAAGTGTAGACCTGGACTACCCCCTCAAAGGATGGGAACAGTATGACTGCGTTAAAAAATACCGCAGAAGCGGAGATTTTGGAGAAACGAATCAGCCTGTGGAAAAGAATCCTCTGCTGAATGCCATCAAGGAGATCCTTTAA
- a CDS encoding AAA family ATPase, whose protein sequence is MYCTHFKLKKKPFQLSADNSFLWLGNTHARALGLLKSGIDGAQRLMVLSGDIGTGKTTLIHELRQCLPQTTAVAHITDPSIERHYLFHSIAQGLGFDGLYEEGEKFAPVLWAFLKRQRQAQKRCLIIIDEAHLIPEQFLALLSSWAKFAPENTLTLILAGQLELHQVMEKTLGISWEKQVDVHAMLSPLEEKQTRDYINRRLELAGATHKIFIPEAVREVHRYTKGIPRRINIACDQAMIAAYTKDMQTVDAQIFQEAVGILKLPQVPTAVSPPVPVPQAHPADPRPRRPKRSLPILAATVLLAVIAYTFYPRILSVPDQIPLPPSKTPATQKGMVIVPAMTVPSSAATAAPQAPPLESGQAPQRPAERNVAEHDRTPDMDEFIKEVFILDKADSMARVPDPFPQPSTHKAVVPETQAPAVPSAPRNQDPEPVHNPTPDTSAQPDPDAAIDWLIRKKSR, encoded by the coding sequence ATGTACTGCACCCATTTTAAACTGAAAAAAAAGCCCTTCCAACTCAGCGCGGATAACAGTTTTCTGTGGCTGGGCAACACCCACGCCAGGGCTTTAGGCCTTCTTAAAAGCGGCATTGACGGCGCTCAGCGGCTTATGGTCCTCTCCGGAGACATCGGCACGGGTAAGACTACTCTGATTCATGAACTGCGCCAGTGCCTGCCTCAAACGACCGCAGTCGCCCATATCACCGATCCGAGTATTGAACGCCATTATTTGTTCCATTCCATTGCCCAGGGCCTGGGATTTGATGGGCTTTATGAGGAAGGAGAAAAATTTGCCCCGGTACTGTGGGCTTTTTTAAAGCGCCAACGCCAGGCCCAAAAAAGATGTCTGATCATCATTGATGAGGCCCACCTGATTCCGGAACAATTCCTGGCCCTGCTTTCCTCCTGGGCCAAATTTGCGCCGGAAAATACCCTCACCCTCATCCTTGCCGGACAGCTGGAACTTCATCAAGTCATGGAAAAAACCCTGGGCATTTCATGGGAAAAGCAGGTGGATGTCCATGCCATGCTTTCCCCTCTGGAAGAAAAACAGACCCGGGACTATATCAACCGGCGCCTTGAGCTGGCCGGTGCAACACACAAAATTTTTATCCCCGAAGCTGTTCGGGAAGTACACAGATATACCAAGGGCATCCCCCGGCGCATCAACATCGCCTGCGACCAGGCCATGATCGCCGCTTACACAAAAGATATGCAAACCGTTGATGCCCAGATCTTCCAGGAGGCCGTGGGTATTCTGAAACTTCCCCAGGTGCCGACGGCTGTCTCCCCGCCGGTGCCGGTTCCCCAAGCACACCCAGCCGACCCAAGACCCCGACGTCCGAAGAGGAGCCTGCCCATACTGGCCGCAACCGTTCTCCTGGCCGTTATCGCCTATACCTTTTATCCCCGGATACTTTCCGTTCCGGATCAAATACCGCTTCCTCCAAGCAAAACACCTGCAACACAGAAGGGCATGGTTATTGTTCCGGCTATGACCGTTCCGAGCTCTGCGGCCACGGCAGCCCCCCAAGCCCCGCCCCTGGAATCTGGTCAAGCACCACAGAGGCCCGCCGAAAGAAACGTTGCCGAACACGACAGAACTCCTGATATGGATGAGTTCATCAAAGAGGTTTTCATTCTGGACAAAGCCGATTCTATGGCCCGGGTCCCGGACCCGTTCCCCCAGCCCTCGACACATAAAGCAGTGGTTCCTGAAACACAAGCACCTGCCGTGCCGTCGGCACCCAGAAACCAAGACCCTGAACCTGTCCATAACCCCACCCCGGACACATCCGCACAGCCAGACCCGGATGCTGCCATTGACTGGCTTATAAGAAAAAAATCCCGCTGA
- a CDS encoding glyceraldehyde 3-phosphate dehydrogenase NAD-binding domain-containing protein: MAYKIAVNGYGRIGRCVVRALYESRAYREKLCLVAINEAWHPDTVFHLTRFDSTHGRFPGDVRKTERGMAIENDEICLLQEKNIGNLPWKNLKVDAVLDCTGIFNDRQAAKLHIMSGAAKVIYSHPGKDEMDATIVYGVNHNSLKAEHAVISNASCTSNCLIPILSLIDAVLGIDCGSITTIHSAMNDQPVIDAYNTDLRKTRSALQSIIPVTTSLAKGIGRILPHLDNKFETLAIRVPTTNVSIMDIALVVGTDTDADQINDLLIRAAKSDLKGILGVNDEQLVSCDFNHDPRSAIVDLPQTRVSGSRLVKIQAWFDNEWGYSNRMLDTTIAALDK, translated from the coding sequence ATGGCATATAAGATAGCAGTGAACGGATATGGAAGGATCGGACGTTGCGTAGTGCGTGCCCTTTACGAGTCCAGGGCATACAGAGAAAAGCTTTGCCTTGTGGCCATTAATGAAGCCTGGCATCCCGATACGGTGTTTCATCTAACCCGCTTTGATTCCACACATGGACGATTTCCCGGGGATGTTAGGAAAACCGAAAGGGGTATGGCCATTGAGAACGATGAGATATGTCTGCTCCAGGAAAAAAATATTGGGAACCTGCCCTGGAAGAACCTTAAGGTCGACGCTGTTTTGGACTGTACCGGTATTTTTAATGACAGGCAGGCCGCCAAACTGCATATCATGTCCGGTGCTGCAAAGGTTATTTATTCCCATCCCGGTAAAGATGAAATGGATGCCACCATTGTATACGGGGTGAACCATAATAGTCTAAAAGCAGAACATGCTGTTATTTCCAATGCCTCTTGCACCTCTAACTGCTTGATTCCCATTTTAAGTCTCATCGACGCAGTGCTTGGCATTGACTGCGGCTCAATCACCACCATTCATTCTGCCATGAATGACCAGCCTGTGATTGACGCATATAATACGGATTTGCGAAAAACACGGTCTGCCCTGCAGTCCATTATTCCGGTGACAACGTCTCTTGCAAAGGGGATTGGCAGGATTCTGCCCCATCTGGATAATAAATTTGAAACTCTGGCCATCCGGGTTCCCACCACCAATGTTTCCATCATGGATATTGCTCTTGTGGTGGGGACGGATACAGATGCGGACCAGATTAATGATTTGCTTATCCGGGCCGCAAAATCAGATTTAAAAGGAATTTTAGGGGTGAACGATGAACAGCTTGTGTCCTGTGATTTCAATCATGATCCCAGATCCGCCATTGTTGATTTACCCCAGACCCGGGTATCAGGATCACGGCTTGTAAAAATTCAGGCATGGTTTGACAATGAGTGGGGATATTCCAACAGGATGCTTGACACCACAATTGCCGCCCTTGATAAATAA
- a CDS encoding formate--tetrahydrofolate ligase — protein MALDPIKHADWEIAEEAEKKMLTIYKIGEKLGLTKEELLPHGHYIGKIDFMKVLDRLKDKPNGKYIDVTAITPTPLGEGKSTSAIGLVQGLGKLGKSVSAAIRQPSGGPTMNIKGSAAGGGLAQCIPLTPFSLGFTGDINAIMNAHNLAMVALTSRLQHERNYTDEQLERLSGMKRIDIDPTNIEMGWVMDFCSQALRNIIIGIDGVNGKFDGFMMKSKFGIAVSSEVMAILSLATDLKDLRERMGKIVVAYTKKGAPVTTEDLKVAGAMTAWMVDAMKPSLMQTLEGQPVIVHAAPFANIAIGQSSIIADKIGLKLADYHVTESGFGAGIGFEKFWNLKCRYSGLKPDCAVVVATIRALKCHGGAPVPIPGKPMPEEYNTENVEWVEKGCANLIHHIRNVRKAGISPVVCINAFYTDTDAEIAKVRELVEAEGERVALSRHWEKGGDGAIEFANAVVDACEEKTEFKFLYMLDMPLKQRIELIAKEVYGATGVDYSPVADRKLTLLQDDPDVSKMGVCMVKTHLSLSDNSALKGVPKDWRLAIREVLIYRGAGFIVPVAGDISLMPGTCSNPAFKRIDVDVETGKVQGIF, from the coding sequence ATGGCGTTGGATCCAATCAAACATGCGGATTGGGAAATTGCAGAAGAAGCAGAAAAAAAGATGCTCACCATTTATAAAATTGGTGAAAAACTTGGATTGACCAAAGAAGAACTGCTGCCCCATGGGCATTACATTGGTAAAATTGATTTCATGAAAGTACTTGACCGTCTTAAAGATAAGCCCAACGGCAAGTATATTGATGTCACCGCCATCACCCCCACCCCGCTTGGCGAAGGCAAATCCACCTCTGCCATAGGCCTGGTGCAGGGTCTTGGAAAACTCGGAAAAAGTGTTTCCGCTGCCATTCGCCAGCCTTCAGGCGGTCCGACCATGAATATCAAGGGATCTGCCGCCGGCGGTGGGTTGGCCCAATGCATTCCGTTGACCCCCTTTTCTTTAGGGTTTACCGGCGACATCAACGCCATCATGAACGCCCACAATCTGGCCATGGTTGCCCTGACTTCCCGTTTACAGCATGAAAGAAATTATACGGACGAGCAGCTCGAACGTCTCTCCGGCATGAAGAGAATCGATATTGATCCCACCAACATTGAAATGGGCTGGGTCATGGATTTCTGCTCTCAGGCCCTGCGTAACATCATCATCGGCATTGACGGCGTAAACGGCAAGTTCGACGGTTTCATGATGAAATCCAAATTCGGTATTGCCGTGTCTTCAGAAGTTATGGCTATTTTGTCCCTGGCCACTGACCTTAAAGACCTGCGTGAAAGAATGGGTAAGATCGTTGTGGCATACACCAAAAAAGGCGCACCTGTTACTACCGAAGACTTAAAGGTTGCCGGTGCCATGACCGCCTGGATGGTTGATGCCATGAAACCTTCTTTGATGCAGACCCTGGAAGGCCAGCCTGTTATCGTTCATGCAGCGCCTTTCGCTAACATCGCCATTGGCCAGAGCTCCATTATTGCTGACAAAATCGGTTTGAAACTGGCTGATTACCATGTGACCGAATCTGGCTTTGGCGCCGGCATTGGTTTCGAAAAATTTTGGAACCTGAAATGCCGCTACTCCGGACTGAAACCTGACTGTGCTGTCGTTGTTGCAACGATCCGTGCTTTGAAGTGCCACGGCGGGGCACCTGTACCCATTCCGGGTAAGCCTATGCCCGAAGAGTACAACACTGAAAATGTTGAATGGGTTGAAAAAGGATGCGCCAATCTTATCCATCACATCCGCAACGTGCGTAAAGCCGGTATATCTCCGGTTGTTTGTATCAATGCTTTCTATACTGACACTGACGCTGAAATCGCCAAGGTCCGTGAGTTGGTCGAGGCTGAAGGTGAAAGAGTGGCGCTTTCCCGACACTGGGAAAAAGGCGGCGATGGGGCCATTGAATTTGCCAACGCCGTCGTGGACGCATGCGAGGAAAAAACAGAGTTCAAGTTTCTCTACATGCTGGATATGCCGCTTAAACAAAGAATCGAACTCATTGCCAAAGAAGTTTACGGTGCCACCGGTGTTGATTATTCTCCTGTTGCCGACAGGAAACTGACTCTGCTTCAGGACGATCCGGACGTTTCTAAGATGGGGGTGTGCATGGTGAAAACCCACCTGTCTTTGTCTGATAACTCTGCGCTTAAAGGTGTGCCCAAAGATTGGAGACTGGCTATCCGTGAAGTCCTGATTTACAGGGGTGCAGGTTTTATCGTTCCTGTTGCCGGGGATATTTCACTGATGCCGGGTACCTGTTCCAACCCGGCTTTTAAACGCATTGATGTTGATGTTGAAACCGGTAAGGTTCAGGGTATATTTTAA
- the folD gene encoding bifunctional methylenetetrahydrofolate dehydrogenase/methenyltetrahydrofolate cyclohydrolase FolD, with product MTAQIISGTEIRKTILAEIKADVEKMKAKHDKVPGLATILVGKEPGSVSYVTLKVKTALSVGFNEIQDDQPEDICEADLLALIEKYNNDPDIHGILVQLPLPKHIDEKKVINAINPDKDVDAFHPVNVGRLMINCEEARFLPCTPAGIQEMIVRSGTQTSGAEVVVVGRSNIVGKPIAIMMAQKSICGNATVTIVHTRTKDLAAHCKRADILIVAAGVPGLVKPEWIKPGATVIDVGVNRVGMNEATGKAILKGDVDFEAAKEVAGKITPVPGGVGPMTIAMLMKNTLRAAQYDLGGL from the coding sequence ATGACCGCACAAATCATTAGCGGAACCGAGATAAGAAAGACTATTCTGGCTGAAATTAAGGCAGATGTTGAAAAAATGAAAGCCAAACATGACAAAGTGCCTGGTCTGGCCACCATTCTTGTGGGCAAAGAACCAGGGTCTGTCAGCTATGTAACCTTGAAAGTAAAAACTGCTTTGTCGGTTGGATTTAATGAAATTCAGGATGATCAGCCCGAAGATATCTGTGAAGCTGATCTGCTGGCTTTAATCGAAAAATATAACAATGATCCCGACATTCACGGCATTCTGGTTCAGTTACCGCTGCCTAAGCATATTGATGAAAAAAAAGTGATTAATGCCATCAATCCGGACAAGGATGTGGATGCATTCCACCCTGTTAATGTCGGCCGTTTGATGATCAACTGTGAGGAAGCCAGGTTTCTGCCCTGCACCCCGGCCGGGATCCAGGAGATGATAGTCCGTTCCGGTACGCAAACCAGCGGAGCAGAGGTTGTTGTGGTGGGGCGTTCCAATATCGTCGGCAAACCCATTGCCATAATGATGGCCCAAAAAAGTATTTGTGGCAATGCGACAGTAACCATAGTTCATACAAGGACTAAAGATCTTGCCGCCCATTGCAAACGTGCTGATATCCTTATTGTTGCAGCCGGTGTGCCTGGTCTTGTTAAACCCGAGTGGATCAAACCGGGTGCCACTGTTATTGACGTCGGCGTTAATCGTGTAGGTATGAACGAAGCTACCGGAAAAGCCATCCTCAAAGGTGATGTGGACTTTGAGGCCGCTAAGGAAGTTGCAGGAAAAATCACACCTGTTCCCGGTGGCGTCGGACCCATGACTATTGCCATGCTCATGAAAAATACCCTGAGAGCCGCCCAGTATGACCTGGGAGGTTTATAA
- a CDS encoding DUF1844 domain-containing protein, protein MAQGDGFVMNEAQTDGSAPKIALPKIDFSSFILSLYSSGLVQLGTVEDPSTGKKTKDLEMAKHTIEMIAMLQEKTSGNLTGDEENLLKALLSELRMAYVEAKA, encoded by the coding sequence ATGGCCCAAGGAGATGGATTTGTAATGAATGAGGCGCAAACTGATGGATCGGCCCCTAAAATCGCACTGCCCAAGATAGATTTTTCAAGTTTTATTTTGTCTTTGTATTCATCCGGGCTTGTACAGCTCGGAACCGTGGAGGACCCCTCCACCGGAAAAAAAACAAAAGACCTGGAAATGGCAAAACACACCATTGAGATGATTGCAATGCTCCAAGAGAAAACTTCAGGCAATTTAACCGGGGATGAAGAAAACCTGCTTAAAGCCCTGCTCAGTGAATTGCGCATGGCCTATGTGGAGGCGAAGGCCTGA
- the ispE gene encoding 4-(cytidine 5'-diphospho)-2-C-methyl-D-erythritol kinase, translated as MPVRLSPAKINLFLYVTGRRADGYHELFSLMAPLTLADRLEVVRSGNGIRTVCSHPDVPEDDTNLACRAAALFRSAMIDKKGDPVFDHLTIHIEKKIPVCGGLGGGSSNAACVLLALNEFSETPFSTDELMRLGLTLGADVPFFIFGAPAFASGVGEKLVPCGHMPHLSVIIVNPGVPASTVDVFRKLEFGLTFTPSYIINPSSNALPFGKKLDGRENLHNDLEGPACSLYPEIGTAKKEMALLLQRNVYMSGSGSSLFALYSDHDVAERDYEQLLHTRSEDMKFVFLSRIGL; from the coding sequence ATGCCGGTGCGGCTCTCTCCTGCTAAAATTAATTTATTTCTTTATGTCACGGGCAGGCGGGCTGATGGTTACCACGAATTGTTTTCCCTCATGGCCCCGTTGACGCTTGCTGACCGTCTGGAGGTTGTCCGGTCAGGCAACGGCATCAGGACGGTGTGCAGCCATCCGGATGTGCCTGAAGATGATACGAACCTGGCATGCAGGGCCGCAGCTCTTTTCAGATCTGCAATGATTGATAAAAAAGGAGATCCTGTTTTTGACCATCTGACCATTCATATTGAAAAAAAAATTCCTGTATGCGGTGGACTCGGAGGGGGCAGTTCCAATGCCGCCTGTGTGCTGCTGGCCTTGAATGAATTTAGCGAAACGCCCTTTTCCACAGATGAATTGATGCGTTTAGGCTTGACCCTGGGCGCGGATGTTCCTTTTTTCATTTTTGGGGCGCCTGCGTTTGCCTCCGGCGTAGGTGAAAAACTTGTCCCCTGCGGGCATATGCCGCATTTGTCTGTGATTATTGTCAATCCGGGTGTGCCTGCTTCGACAGTAGATGTTTTTAGAAAATTAGAATTTGGATTGACATTTACCCCTTCGTATATTATAAATCCGAGTTCGAATGCACTGCCATTCGGAAAAAAGCTTGATGGTAGGGAAAATTTGCATAATGATCTTGAAGGACCGGCATGCAGTTTATACCCTGAGATCGGTACTGCAAAAAAAGAGATGGCGTTGTTGCTGCAAAGAAATGTATATATGTCTGGAAGCGGCTCGTCTCTTTTTGCCCTTTATTCGGACCACGATGTGGCCGAAAGAGATTATGAACAGCTTTTGCATACTCGGTCGGAGGATATGAAATTTGTTTTTCTTTCCCGGATCGGGCTTTAG